The genomic DNA TACATCTTGCCATTGGTaagttattttgtgtgtgtgtgtgtgtgtgtgtgtgtgtgtgtgtgactgtgtgactgtgtgtgtgtgtgtatgtgactgtgtgactgtgtgtgtgtgtatgtgtgtgtgtgtgtgtgtgtctgactgactgactgtgtgactgtgtgtgagactgactgtgtgtgagagagagagactgtgtgtgtgtgtgtgtgtgtgtgtgtgtgtgagagagagtgagtgtaaTGGTTAAACATTGTATCACACAACTGCAATTGTATGAGTTACACTATTCTTATTTAATTTTCCTCCAGAAAATGCAATCAAAGATGGTAGAGTATCAAGAGCAATAGGGCTGTGCAAGAAGTTGGTGGGACACTTCTCCCACAGTTGGAGGAAAAAGGCAGCGCTCACTGAGGCACAGAAGGAGCTTAAACTTCCTGAACACTCCCTCATTACTGAGTGCCTAACAAGATGGGGgtccaaagagaaaatgattgCCAGAGTGCTGGAACAGGCAAAAGCCATATCGCAGGTATTGTCAGGTGACCGACATGCACGCTCCCTCATCCCAACCTGGCAGGATACCGAAGTGTTGGAGTCCATTCATAAGGCACTGCATCCTCTCTCAGAATTTACAGATGCTCTTTCTGGAGAGGAGTATGTGAGCATCTCCTACCTCAAGCCAGTTCTCCACCTTCTGGCAACATCAGTCTTGGCTGAAGATGCTGAGGACACTGATCTGTTCAAAACGCAATACATCAGCGCAGATAACCTTCCTGCTATTAAGGCCCGACTGAAGACAGAAATGCTGGAATCAGCAAGACGTACACACCAGGTTAATAATCCTTGAAAATAATACTTCCACAaacatataatatttatataagcTAACTGCAAAACTAATGTCTCTTTTCCCATCTGACAGGAGAAGAGGTCTCGCACTGAAACAGTTCAAAATCCTCCAAGTGCACAGCCCTCTGGGGGAAAGGCAAAGAAGTCTCTTGGTAGCCTTTTTAAAACCAGTGTGACCTCTTCAGCTTTGCCTCTGCCACTTGAAGATGTCGTGGAGGCAGAGTTGAATAGTTACCTGTTGACCCCTGTCATTGACGGAGAGGATGATCCCTTGGCCTGGTGGAAGGTGCACAACATTCACTTTCCACGACTGTGCAATATAGCCCGCAAATATCTTTGTGTGCCAGCCACAAGTGCCCCCTCAGAGCGTCTCTTCAGCACTGGAGGGAATATAGTGACTTGCACTCGCTCATCCTTAAAGCCAGCAAAAGTAGATATGCTGGTCTTCCTAGCAAAAAACCTGTGAGCTACGTAGGATCATTATGGCTGGCAGTGCCATACTCATtgtgcactttagtttgtgtggtgtgttgaTGTTACTGACTGCAGATAATCAAGATGTTCAGCCAgtttcaatttaatttaatttttttttgtacaattGTTATTATGTTAACTTTGATTTACCTAAATATTTTCAAAGAGGTACAGGCAGGTATTTGCTCTCTTATTTCTCTGTACTTTGTGTGTAATGTTACTGACTAGAGAGATCAGGAAgatgtgtgtatattttttatttatttattatttatttatttaaagactGTCTAGCAGTTCACAGATGgcatttaaaaagtgcaatccacatgtttatATATCATGTTTCTTGAAGTGAATTATCTGCAAAACTGAGTGTGGTAAAACcacagattttttatttatttatgttctgaTGTTTACAAGATTGGAAGTTCAAATATACTACTTtgattgaagtagttaaataaaaatgtcattcatcaattcatgcatcacctcaTGTCTTCATAACAGAGGTCTGGCTTCCAGAAAATAACAGTTTCATACAGAAgacaaaaagcttaaaaaataattgaatatcgaatcgtaatcgcaatattggtgaaaaaaatcgcaattagattattttcaaaaatcgttcagccctactttctCAAGCacgtttaaggcttaagcatggaacgactaccaaacaaaaacctcagtagacaaaacatttcattaaaacttgtgtgtgacaaatattgtatatgtcaaaatctaagctttgtctagctgctttgtctaggaagtgattagcaaactctgagtagcaaactcagatttatatgtatatttttttaaatcacgcatggaaatgtacattaaaaaattgttgcatcgagatgcatcgataatcggtttagaatcgaatcgttggcctctgaatcggaatcgaatcgtgaggtgccaagagattcccacccctaataaatgtgatgtcagcttactaattgattgcgggttttgtgtagatttggacttttatacgtttattccactttgtttaaacggcgaagtggagaggcatcgttcacctgtttggagctggctggtgaatgtgacgacCGTATAGGCCTTGCTAgatacaccgtgaccctttttgtggatctactaatcgctgtggattacttttttggattacagcaaaatacggatcttttttctcaacgtgtcttaacgttttatggtgtgactgcgcttcgtttctgcgtttggagaggcatctcaacagactgtaggtcgaactgttacattttagttgaatttaagtgtcggggcattccgccaccgtctgtctattgcgttccaaaacagccgtgccgcgattggatttcataagggcgaattgttaaattgttacaatgtaatttcaAATCtgctcctccggtggccccttaaataaataacgaacagtcccttacttctgttttttgttatttttattttttttaattgcactgttgagaaacattttttttttcatttcttctgTGTATGCAAGTACTCAgtgaaatgacaaataaagtgaATAGTGAATACTGAAAGTCCAGTTTTGCCCATTGGTCTGTACTGACAGAAGCCCTTTACAGTAAAcgtttttaatttgtatttcttttgtcAATTAATTTCATTGCAGATAAGCTGCAGAAAGCACAGAAGTGACAGATGGAACAAAGGCAACCTGTAGACAAATAAAAAACCTTGCTGTCATGAATTTCAATAAATTACAGATGTCTGACTGACTTTGTTGGAACATGGATTAAATTGGCTGTCTGAGCataggagtgtgtgtgcatattaaACTGTGTGACTCAACACTGATCACTGCAACATAACCTGTAGCCACAGAGCTCTTATCATTCACAGATCACTCACAtaacgcacgcacgcaagcacgcacgcacgcacacactttcATACCTGCATTTTGGCACAAAAACATTCATGTAATTACAAACAAATAGTCCCAGCTTgtttatatgcaaatacagctGCACACActtcttaaaaaacaaacacacacacacacacacacacacacacacacacacacacacgcgcgcgcacgcgcgcacacgcacgcacacgcacacacatgcacgcacacacacacacacacaaatggtttcaacaatgtgtgtgtgtgcgtgcgagaGAGCGTGTGCTCTGATTAGACAAAAAGAGAGCAACGGATCGGTTCAGTTGGGAGACAGcgctggaggaagagagaggggggagcgaATGAGTTTAGAGCTGGCTGAGAACAGAAGAGATGATGAGAGaggttaaagtttttttttttttttttatgctccAGCGTGAACAAGAAAGAGCTCAAAAAAACGTTTAGTTGCACGTTAAAACCCCAAATCCCTCTCATGTAATAAAGCTAGGCTGAAAGACTTCTTTCTCCAACCTTTCGTTGGCAGCGAGCTTCCAAGGAGGATTTAGCCAGTTTGCTTGAATCCTCTCCTGTTCTCCTGAAGCATTTCAGATAAACAGGCCTGTCTTTTAGTGCCCAGGAACACCAGAAAGTACACAGTGCAATGAATGTACACATCCTCATGAAAAAAGGTGGTGCTGGAAGCTTAGTGATGTAGGAGTGGCTGCTTTAGATGGGGCTATGTTCATTTGTGGCACAATGAAATGAAGATGaaggctgtttttgtttttttcattagaCAGAGTGGGGTTATACAAAACTGGATGGTGCATCACACAATTTTGGACTGTGTGAGTCTCTCGGCCCCTGAAAGGTTAGCACTGTCAAAGTTTCTTCAAAACTGAAACTCCAAAACCTCCATGCAAACATCTCCGCCAGAGAACCCCGGTTGAAGCgatcccattgaaatacatttttgtttgccAACAGTTCCAAATCAGAGAGCAGTTCATCTACAAATTTGGTAACATAAGttaacacttttctgaaaatgaTTGTGGGAACAAGGAACTGTACCCAAGTCAGTTCTAGTCCAACTATGGCACAGTTCACTGGTCAGAGAGTAATCTGCACTCCTACAAGAAGCCACTTCATGTCAGCATTTAGAATTATAAAAGGCCTGTAAATGTATTAAAGGAGAATGACCTCCTAACTGGACAATATTATGTAATCGTTTTGATCTCCTACAGGTGGTCGCGCTCATTTGGTTCCACCCGCCAAACTAACTTCCTGGAAACTGTGGTAAGAGTGCAGAAAATAAGTCTTAAAGCAGATAAATAGTGGAGGGACAATTGAACTGTGTTCAGGACTCAAACAAACAAGAATCCAACAAGTGGAATCCATCAACAGCATGTCTGCTAGAGCTCTGAATTATGAATAGCtgtcttctctctgctgtctttctctcaaTTTGCATATAGTGCAATCAAACTCCATTCAGCGTCCAATCAAGACATTGTTCTATCTCAAGAGGTGTTTATTGCTTGTATTCAACTGTGATCTATGGAAATTGTCTTGTCACACAGTGTGGTGCCGTAATCTTTTGGATGATGCTTGTGTTCCAGATTATGAGTGGAGGATAGTTCAGTGTCAACGTGCAAATGTTAGAAAAGAGCCGCTTGAGAcaaggagggagaagagagacCGAGATGGAACAGTGAGACAAAGGTTGAAGATTGACGGTTTGAATCTGTGGACAATCTTTGATGGAGAAGTCAACAGGAAACTTTCTTGGGAACTGCTCCTAAGTTTATTTCTCCATACTTTATCTCCTTACTGCAGAAAAAGACTGCGACACACAAACTAAATCAGATATCATCGCTGAATATTGTGTGTGGGccagcacgcacgcacgcacacacacacacacacacacacacacacacacacacacacacacacaggtttgtggcactatctttgtggggaaccgtcattgacataatacattccctagaccctcaccctaaccataacctaattctaaccctaatcctacaaccaagtcttaaccctcaaacagccctttaaagttgtggggtccagcaatttggccccacaaagctgtcgggaccccacaagtatactggactcccggtttttggaccccacgaatgtagttaaacaagcccacacacacacacacacacacacacacgatctgTACACAATCTGTACAGTTTTTTTGTCTGGCTATGAGTCCTGTTATTCATTTAGTTCTGTATCGAGGGCATACATCTCCCAGAAATCTCCCAGAGTACAGTAAAACATGACCAGTGTGCCCTGGAATTAAACTCTTGCAATTCAtcaaaaataatttcctttcCCCTCACACTCTGGTGTTAAACCCAGAGAGCCATTTGTAAACACAGTTTGCTCTTTACAGCCTTTCTCTTTCTGTATTCTCTTCCCGTCTGCCTGTTTCCTCCCCCATAATCTGTTCTTTCTCCACCTTCTCTTCCTCTGAGGGGTTATCGCAGGATTTGACCTTAAGGTGGGTCAGCCCGCAAGAGGATTATGTGAGCTGCACTCTTAATAAGGCATCCCTAAAACAAAACATCCTTTGATAAAAAGTCTGTCTTTCCATAAATTCAAGGCCCACTGCTTCGTAAACATGATGTTACCACTtatatactcagcaaaaaaagaaacgtcctctcactttcaactgcttttattttcagccaacttaacatgcgtaaaactttgtatgaacataacaaaattcaactactaagaactaaactgaacaacgtttcacagacatgtgactaacagaaatggaaaagtgtgtccctgaacaaaggatggtcaaaatcaaaagttgcAGAACGTTACAGGGAAGACATCCTCCTCCCTCATGTGGTACCCTTCCTGCAGGCCCATCCTGACATGACCCTCCAGCATGATAATAGGCTCcttcgagatgagccagatcTGCGCAGAATtgatcaccggcgatcgccgcccaatgcatgccggttagatttgtgtccgacttgatccgacttgatcccgacttgctcggcaacgataacctcacgagatcaaggcggccgcagtttttagagccaggcaccgcagttgctctccaccgactgcaagacccaggcggacccagggcatgctgggaaacgccggcctctcagctgatctgacagctgattggttcagaatcgactcaacatgatgacgttttaaataaactttttattgattttgatttggagggattttaactgctatttgtctgatttaaaagtttattctgtacagaacacatgttgtgtgactgatagttacgtttagaagtcagagagactaaatctgttc from Sander lucioperca isolate FBNREF2018 chromosome 15, SLUC_FBN_1.2, whole genome shotgun sequence includes the following:
- the LOC118493244 gene encoding zinc finger BED domain-containing protein 1-like; its protein translation is MMPVNTVTKPGFKNLVTTLDKRYNMPSRTYFSQIAIPELHRQCRQRVAMELKTIQFFAATTDMWSSHTAEPYQSLTVHYITEDLQLKACSLQTAYFPEDHTGENIAAGLREGLECWDLNEDNLVCITMDNASNMVKAAQLNEWTRLQCFGHRLHLAIENAIKDGRVSRAIGLCKKLVGHFSHSWRKKAALTEAQKELKLPEHSLITECLTRWGSKEKMIARVLEQAKAISQVLSGDRHARSLIPTWQDTEVLESIHKALHPLSEFTDALSGEEYVSISYLKPVLHLLATSVLAEDAEDTDLFKTQYISADNLPAIKARLKTEMLESARRTHQEKRSRTETVQNPPSAQPSGGKAKKSLGSLFKTSVTSSALPLPLEDVVEAELNSYLLTPVIDGEDDPLAWWKVHNIHFPRLCNIARKYLCVPATSAPSERLFSTGGNIVTCTRSSLKPAKVDMLVFLAKNL